The sequence below is a genomic window from Bombus pyrosoma isolate SC7728 linkage group LG9, ASM1482585v1, whole genome shotgun sequence.
ACCACCAGGTGGTGATTTCTCTGATCCTGTTACTAGTGCAACCCTGGGTATCGTGCAGGTACTAATGCAATTAATGTTTGTTTTCTATCTACataacttatttttttatttcttttttacccaTATAATTTGCTTTTTTTGTCCATTTCTTAGGTATTCTGGGGTCTCGATAAGAAACTCGCACAACGAAAACACTTCCCATCCATTAACTGGCTTATTTCATACAGTAAATATCTTCGAGCTTTAGACGAtttctacgataaaaatttcgcGGAGTTTGTTCCTTTGAGAACGAAAGTGAAGGAAATCTTGCAGGAAGAGGAGGATTTATCAGAAATTGTACAGTTAGTCGGTAAAGCTTCTCTTGCTGAGACAGATAAAATCACCTTAGAAGTTGCAAAACTTCTAAAAGACGATTTCTTGCAACAAAACAGGTGCGAATTATCATTTTGCCATAGTCatgttaatgttaattaatatcatttatgtTCATTTTTACTATTCTGTTTCTTCGTAGTTATTCAACATACGATCGTTTCTGTCCATTCTACAAAACTGTCGGAATGTTACGAAACATGATTGCATTCTATGATATGGCAAGGCATGCAGTCGAGTCTACGGCACAATCAGACAATAAAATAACGTGGAATGTCATTAGGGATAGCATGTACAATATTCTCTATCAGTTGAGTTCTATGAAATTCAAGGTAAGCATAGATTAGGatggttttatttatatattttaaaaagtgtataacaaatgttatatattttttcttcattttaggATCCAGTGCAAGACGGCGAAGCAAAGATCAGAGCTGATTTTGATCAGTTATATGAAGATATTCAACAGGcatttagaaatttagaaGATTAATTATCAGAAACATTCATACAAACATAAGTTCTCTACATTCAGGAACCTTATGCTGGTCATTTAAGGATGTCCTGGAtctactaaaaaaaatatatggaacaTTCATAATCACGTACCGCACATTAAACTGTTATATTagttttcaataattacaagaaaattgtatatataaaaagtgttacaaatataaaaactacaataattttatgtgtttAATCTAAcatttaaacagaaaattatacgtgATGGCTGAATCACTAAGGTTATAGGACGTCCTTAAATGTATTCCAGCTTCtataagtatttatatattaagtGCTATACCAAGCTACTTCAAATCCTTGAAATGAagttatatgtaattaatttaaattgttggaaaaaaaaagatgagaTGCCTGGCGACTCAAGCTTCCGATTTTATTTgctgtaaatgaaatttaatcatgGAAGGATCAGTGTAAAGAAACTgtcatatgtatgtaaaatgaGAGTAAATGCATCATAAGAAGCTTTCCATTCATCCTTGTATGTTGttcttttaaaaagaaaaaacataatCATTCTGTATTTTGTTGTATCATGGGATGAAATGGTAGCTTTTTACAAAGGaatggaatttcaattaaagagtattaaatattgtattataatagtatattatgtaaatgtcGCGTTAAGTGACGAATGCAGACGTTACATAAAAGtagatgttattttaaatgttgaaACCGTTGAAATATGGtctgaaagtttaaaaaaaggGTGTCAAAATGTTAGAACTGTTGAGGTGCAGGATCTTTTATCGTTGAAAacaaagtataaagaaagacgcATCGTAAACAGTGTTCCAGTAACTTCGACATTTCCATTGTACCATatgtaaaaaacaaataaacattATGCATAAAAAGGCCAAACTTCGACATTGttaatgattaaataaaaataacagtgtttcgataaatttcattttaataataatataatataacaataaccTTCGCGGTATGTACATCAACGATATATTACAAAccagtatttaattttttcaattattccgtCACATTGTCATAGAGTCCAAAATCCTGggttgaaaaaaatatgtttattgcTATATGCGTACATATATCCATATGTGCACacacgtgtatgtatatgcatatataaatatatatgcattaatctattttacattctcattatttatatcattttcttttacggAAGTACCTACTCTACACtcattaaaacattattaaaaataaaaaatatttaacgatctCTGTAAAGATGCAGTtgtcatatatgtataatttgtatcgcattttttttgtttgtattGCAACTGAATGTtctttctgcttcttttttcaaattaactTTGGTTACatcgtttgaaattatatatccGAAAGTTACAAATCAATGCTCAATATTCACAGCCTTGGCTCGTTCATCGTACACGAGGTAATTCAATCCAATGCATAtgcatacataaatataaaattctttttttcatagGTTCTATGAGGAATAGTCATAACTTCACCAGCATTCGATAATTAGCAAATATTATCCATGATATACTCATGAATGCGTAATCAAGATCTTAATGGGgcaaaatgttcaaatatccaataccaaataatttaataagcATTAAAGAGGAAAGTTCAATTAAGACGCAACATGAATGATGTCGCGTACAAGTATACAAGATTATAATGATAGTTACGACCATACCATTAGGACCatgcaatatatttcaaagaacAGAATTtcaatatgataaaatttggTGTGGTTCCTATAAAACCAAAAATTATAAGAGTAAATAGAGTACTTCTTCTGACCATTGTATGATCAGATtgtatatcctaatatttacaaaagaaGCATTGCATTACAAACTAATAATCTTTTAAGGACTCAAATGAACAACATCAACATTCGTTCCTGTGGAGGGTGACATTTGTGACCTGAGTTGAAGATTCTCACGTTTCAATTGTGTAACAACTTGTTTCAAAGCAGTTATTTCTTGTCGTAATTTTTCGTTATCACGTAAACATTGACCCAATCCCTGATTTGCTGCTCTTAATTCCGTTATATATTCACAGGCCTTTGATAAAATTCCACCTTTGCTCTACAAAAGAAACCCATGGAAAAAATGCTATTGTTAAATGTTTCTATAACTGCAAATTCCATAAGTTCTATTTTAATACCTGAGTTTCATAATTTGCCTTCCCTTCACCACTGCCACTACCAGTGCTATTTGCACCTGCATTACACTCGGGAATAATTTTTCCCAATTTTGTAATCCAATTGTTTATTTTGTCTCTTCGTCGACGTTCAACTTCGTTATGAGTTGCTCTTCTTCTGTCATCTCTCTAAAgcatatattacaaataaaacaaaattcaaagaGCTTTAAGGAGTGAAGGAAGAATATACCTTTTTCAAAACAGTAGTACAATTTCTTGGTGTTTCTATTTGTAATGTAGTCGTCCTAGGAACCAATGATCTAGATGTTTGCGCAGTAGTGAAAACATCATTAGCATTTCCAATGACATAAAATTGTCCATTCAATGGGGATGTTAGGACTTGTACGGTATTATTTCCTGGTTGGGTAACTGGCAGTTCTATTTCATTGCCAGCAGTAGCGCCATTTACTTGCACCACTCTATAAGCAAGAGCTTCTTGATAACGCATTCCATCTTCCCCGACAGGTTCTCCTGTAATTGGTtcataattcaaatttttgcaaattaatgACTAAGCTGCTTAGAAGCTATATGAATCAActtcataaattgaaaagtagaGAAAGCTGATgactttaaatatatttctttgaaatttactttacaaTCTGCAATGAATAagcttaataaaatatttgatatatttttacatatatctaaGTTAAAGGAAAAAGTGCAATTGATCAATTTGACTTCTGATCGAACAAAACTTAATTGTCAAATTTTGAGATATAGATATTCTTGAATTTATGACAAATATCTATTTACCTTCGCAATCCACGATTTCCGCTTCCTCAATAACAATTCCCGTGCCCCCGTCATCCTTCGCGTTAACAGTGCTGTAAAACAAACATAAACACATTGAAGAATGGATATGTAACTTATCTATAGAATTACGTCTATGCCTATTACTTCCACGACCGTTGTCCTAAGTCTTGTAAGTGCGCACAGTGCACTACGTGATGACCTTGAGGAGACCTCGAGCGAAACAGGAGGGATAGGTGTTCGCATTATCAGCCAGTCGATATTTAACATAAACACTACCTGACATCCTGCTGTTCGAGGTGCTGCTCCAAAatatccatttttttttctaccaAAAACGTTTGAATTTGTCAAAATTCACGTGAGCTGGTCACGGGACACGGCAACGAGGTCATGTGGTGCACAAGATGGCGATTCTTGATTACAGTGCCATCCTACGCCACTCGATTTTactacaattttcaattttgtccAAACTATACCGATTACtgataattgaaattcctTAATAAGCAATGTATACGTgtaatcattttataaataattaagacttctaacgtaaataaaatttccttaataagaataatgaaTTCAAAAACTAAAGTTGAATagtaaacaaaattgtaagatattattcgataaacatatgcagaaattaaaattgaaaaacaggGTGGAAGGTACATTTCTTTATTGAATTTCTGTTTGTTACATTGATCATTATAGCCAACATCTATATGAATAAATACTTAACCTATATACATCAAGGTTACGTAATTTATGGTTTCAAACATTATTTACTGATAAAGAGAAAACTCTCCTCTCTAATACTAGTATTAATTGTGATAGGGATGAACAAGTTCGTTATAGTTACATATtcgtaatttgataaaattagaaGACATGTCTttccaataattaataatgatatcttataattacatataaaaatacaattataataatgtatagatattcgtttttcttaaaatatttaaaacagtacgtaatcaatttcaaaatttgcaaaatcagtaaattaaaatatgaaaacttgaaatttaataCTGAATTTAGAGAATTATATGAAGCAATTATATATCCAATTtcactaataaaataaatttaaccaGTAAAAACAAGATTTGGAAACTTATTTATAGTTCGTTATATGCGATATTCTGAAATCTGTTATGATGAATATGAACAgtaaattcattgaaaattgtgATTAAAGTTAATCtatgtttatatgtattttgtacaaaaatatgtatcatattcctaataaaatattaggatagaagaatgtaatatgtaacagaagaattaaatttaaaatatatatatatatacatatgcatgtgTAGTTTGTATTTATGTAGAATTGAGAAATTGTTTATGGCATCTGACTaacaaagaatttatttatattaagaatatGAAGACAATATAACCggattttttattcatttaaatttagatGAAAGTACTTTCGTTTCACGTTTTTagaacatatttaaaaatttgaaagtcaTTTCAAAGATCGCTGTAAATACGAATAGCAGGAACTACAATGTATCCTGTAATAGTTTGATTGGTCAACGAAATACAGTTCATCATGGAGTACGTCGGTACGTACTTGACgattttcgtgatttttattaacaatttccaagcaataaatattttttaatttttttttgtatttattattaattatttttaaataaagcaaATATCTACATCCCAGAAAAATCTTACCGTGATATGTTACAATCAGGCAATTGTATATGTTGGATTAATTTCCGTACAAACagtcatatatatttttgctatGAATCTTGCATAaatctaatttgaaattatttaagaaatatgaaatttaacatttatatattttttcgatgAATTGCGTTTtctctgttctttcttttaaatacgtgtcattttaaacataacctttcatttatacaatttttccttttgtagtttatttgattgctaaaatttcattgttttttgtaatatactaatggtttattaaaatcttattaatataactgCTCGTttactattataatatcttattatatatGACGCAATGATGAcagtatttgtatttaaaaaatattaagttacttatattttacagatGCTGCAAAAACTAAAAGCAACGACAACTCTTGTAACTCAACTCCTTGTGCTGAATTAGTATCaaattctaatgaaaatttactaGTAGAAAAAAAGGACTCAACAGTAAAACATCAGATTCGAGGCATACAAAAGAGAGATAATAATATTGCAACTACCTCGCATGATCCACCCCAGGAAAACATAGACTTTAAagtgatttataataaacaaaggattaatgtaaattttccaCTTGATGGCACAGTGGCAAAACTAAAAGCTTATCTTCAAAATATCATATCTGTGCCACAATCTATGCAGAAAGTTATGATTAAAGGATTAGCCAAAAATGAACAAACATTAAGAAGTTTGGGTGTTACAAAGggtaacttttattatataatataatattctctcTTTTGTGCACTgatttttattagatatttattatatgttgtgttatataattatacttttaagGTGCCAAAGTGATGGTAGTAGGGTCAAAACTAGATGATGTATTAGCGATTTCACTTCCATCAAAACAGGATTTGTTAGATGAAGCTGCTTCCACTACAAATAAAGAACCTTTATCTCAGCAAAAAATACATAGGAAAGTATTAGATAAAGGTATGCCTGATGATGTGATGCCTGGTATATTAGATAGTAAGGTATGACatatactttaattaaagtaataatttttattaaatattgtatatttttatttaattgttttaactTTTAGGAACCTCTACCAGAATTTCCATTGGCTGGtatgttaaataaatctgGCGGTAAAGTTagattaacatttaaattggAGCAAGATCAGCTTTGGATTGgtacaaaagaaagaacagaTAAAATACCCATGAATTCCATAAAAGGTGTACACAGTGAACCAATACATGATCATCCGGAATATCATATTATGGTTTGTactttaac
It includes:
- the LOC122571173 gene encoding upstream stimulatory factor 2-like isoform X2 — its product is MRYQEALAYRVVQVNGATAGNEIELPVTQPGNNTVQVLTSPLNGQFYVIGNANDVFTTAQTSRSLVPRTTTLQIETPRNCTTVLKKRDDRRRATHNEVERRRRDKINNWITKLGKIIPECNAGANSTGSGSGEGKANYETQSKGGILSKACEYITELRAANQGLGQCLRDNEKLRQEITALKQVVTQLKRENLQLRSQMSPSTGTNVDVVHLSP
- the LOC122571173 gene encoding upstream stimulatory factor 2-like isoform X1, whose translation is MDILEQHLEQQDVSTVNAKDDGGTGIVIEEAEIVDCEGEPVGEDGMRYQEALAYRVVQVNGATAGNEIELPVTQPGNNTVQVLTSPLNGQFYVIGNANDVFTTAQTSRSLVPRTTTLQIETPRNCTTVLKKRDDRRRATHNEVERRRRDKINNWITKLGKIIPECNAGANSTGSGSGEGKANYETQSKGGILSKACEYITELRAANQGLGQCLRDNEKLRQEITALKQVVTQLKRENLQLRSQMSPSTGTNVDVVHLSP
- the LOC122571170 gene encoding ubiquitin domain-containing protein UBFD1-like, with the translated sequence MEYVDAAKTKSNDNSCNSTPCAELVSNSNENLLVEKKDSTVKHQIRGIQKRDNNIATTSHDPPQENIDFKVIYNKQRINVNFPLDGTVAKLKAYLQNIISVPQSMQKVMIKGLAKNEQTLRSLGVTKGAKVMVVGSKLDDVLAISLPSKQDLLDEAASTTNKEPLSQQKIHRKVLDKGMPDDVMPGILDSKEPLPEFPLAGMLNKSGGKVRLTFKLEQDQLWIGTKERTDKIPMNSIKGVHSEPIHDHPEYHIMAIQLGTTEASRYWIYWVPAQYISAIKDAVLGKWCYF